The sequence TTTATATTCGTGCCCATCATCTATTCGTTTTATTGCCATTctacattaaaaaataataaactgAGGAATAATTCGACAGAGAATACTAAATTTGATTGGTTTCAACAATGTCAAGAGCTAATCAAAGACTCTTCAATCAAATGAGGCTGAAGATGCAATTGATTTTTTCAAATAACAAATATGAtggaaattaatatttttctaattagaTTCTTCATTTTACTAATGGATTATATTATTATGCTATCAAAACACAGATTATTATGGGAGTCTCAGACTCCAGTCAGGGAGTAATGGGCACACGGGATGCCTAATGAGGGTTTTAAACCTCAACCTTATTGGAATTAGACCTTGATATACACCACCAGGATAACTGGTTGTTTGTAGGTGGCACACAATATCAAGAACACCATGCAAAATTGCCCATTTGTTTTATCCTCATTTATCTAAAAGCTAATCATACTCTTCCTATGGAGGATCTCTCATGATAATGAGGCATTGCCTAATATAACAGAGAATGATCGTCACAGTTTTGTTTATGATTTAAGAGTTTGCCTAATGAAAATTCCCAACATCCATATGATCAAAAGGTTATGGGGAACCACTCGCACGACCAGACCTACAATTCAAAGCCATCATATACATTGCACTGGTCTTGCTGTGCTTACAAAATCCAGTTGAAAAATTTCTGAGACATCAGCAGCCTGGAACATGTGCCCAGAGAACACAAATCAAAGTTTTTAATAAATTAACATAATGAAAAATCCTCCCCATCGAGttgtttttttcttatgagagagCCTCACAGGATGAGAAAGTTTCAGGAGAGACTTTTCGGGACACAAAATATCCGTCCAAAAATCCAAATCCAAGGACAGGACGGACTTACGTCGAACAGTAGCCGTGCACCGTCAAAACTCTTACAGGATCAGTACTCAGTAAAACAGTTAAACAGGCCAACCTCTGAACAAGATTTTTAGCTATTAATCACAGAAACCTAGGCAATTTCCAATGTTCCAAACGAAATTATGCAAAAGAATAAGACGAACATAGAAATATCTTTACCTGATTTAGTAGCAGAAAACCATTCCCCACGTCCACCAGATTATGATGGGGCATGAGAACCATACAGCTGTGGTGTTTGGCTTCCCCTATGCTCAAGATCCAAAGTCAAATCAATTAATTCCGTGCATAAGGAATGATGAAGGATGGATATTTTCCAAGACAGATAGATGCGTTGTCTTCGATAGCAAGTACATTTTTATCTATATTCTGTGCCATACCACCACCATCCATTGTAGGACTAGTGCTACTGTTCCACATCGAGCCAATGCATCACATGTTCCTTGAACAAGGAGTTCTTactctatctatctatcctcTCATGTGTCCCTTCAGATATATGTCATCCCTCCAAGAAACTTAGGTAaatgaattaaaatatatataaatattaaaatcttttaATGCGTCAAATCCTCTTGATCATTTTCATCGGTTACTTGATTCATCGATTACTCAACATGAAATTAAGAAGGATAATTACAAAAGTTattctttttaaatatatatatatatatatataatttgatggaCTATTATTGTCGATGACACTTGGAATGGCGCAATAGGATAACTACGTTGACTCCACCTCGAGCGCCGCCACCGCCGGGTTCCACTTCCCCGTAGACCAGAACACGTTGACCGATGGAATCCGGAGCTTGCAACCATATTACTTTGCGCGTTGGGGCGAAGTAGTGGAAGGCCACCTTCCCATGAAGCAGATATATTAATCTCCTCTCTTTAGTCTCCATTGCTTCGGCATAAAGAGTACTGCTTGATCTCCCCAACGATGGTGATATATGTAGACTCACGTTGCTGCTGCATTGCCTTGTAAGTCACCATGGGAAGCGCTGAAGAGAAGAAGGCTTGGCGTCTGCCGGTTTTCTTCCGATCGAAGCTGAAGGTCCTGCTCCTCGTCGTCTCCACCAACCTGCTCTCTGTCTACTTCTTCTCCGGCGCCAACTACGCGATCGTGGGTGGTTCCGATGCACTTGCGCGGGAGCTCAACTCCACGCGGTTGAAGCTCTCAGAGAGCCGCGAGGAGCACGCGCAGCTTCGGCGCCGGCTGGAGACCGCCAGCGGCCTCCTGGAGGCCCTCCTCAGTGAGCTCGGCCGCCGCCACGGCGACCAGGCGGCCTCTGACGATCTGGACGGGTGGCCAGATGAGCTCCTCGGGGAGCTGAAGCTGGCGGCGGGGCCGCACAAGCTCCCCCTGGGCTACAACCACAACCTCGGCACCGATGAGCTGTTCCCCACGTTGGGGTTCGCCTGCCGGCTGTTCCAGGAGGAGCTGACGAGGTACATGTCGTACGAGGTGGGGAAGGAGTGCCCGAGCGACGGCGCGTTCGCGCAGCGGCTGATGCTGAAGGGCTGCGAGCCGCTGCCCCGCCGCCGGTGCGTCCCGGTGTCGCCCAAGGGCTACGTCGAGCCGGCGGCGCTGCCGGAGAGCCTCTGGTCCACGCCGCCGGACACCAGCGTCGTGTGGGACGCGTACGCCTGCAAGAACTACAGCTGCCTCGTCAACCGCGGTCGCGGCAGGGGATCCCACGACTGCAACGACTGCTTCAACCTGAAGGGGCGGGAGAAGTCGCGGTGGCTCGCTGACGGCGGCGGGCTCGACTTCGGCATGGACGGCGTGCTGGCGACGAAGCCGAAGGGGACGGTGCGGATCGGGCTGGACATCGGCGGCGGGAGCGGTACGTTCGCGGCGCGGATGAGGGAGCGTGGTGTGACGGTGGTGTCGACCACCATGGACTTCGACGGGCCGTTCAACAGCTTCATCGCCTCGCGGGGGCTGCTGCCGATGCACATCAGCGTCGCCCACCGCCTGCCCTTCTTCGACAACACCCTCGACATCGTGCACTCGATGCACGTCCTCAGCAACTGGATCCCGGAGCCGATGCTGGAGTTCGCGCTGTACGACGTGTACAGGGTGCTGCGGCCGGGCGGGCTGTTCTGGCTGGACCACTTCTTCTGCACAGGGGAGCAGCTCAACGCCACCTACGTGCCCATGATCGAGCGCGTCGGCTTCAACAACCTGCGTTGGGTCACCGGCCGCAAGCTCGACCGGGGGATCGAGAAGAATGAGTGGTACCTATCGGCTCTGCTCGAGAGGCCCATGACCACGACGAACACTTGATTGACCTCTTCTTCCACGAGGGAATCAGAACAGTGCAAAGATTAGAGAGAGGCATTAAGGGAGTAAACTGTTAGCTTCATCAGCAATTGGGACATACGAGCTCAGTAGAAGAACTCGAACTTGTCACTGTGCTTCCAGTTTGCCTTCGTCCATGTACTTCTCTAAGGAGTTCACTATTGTTTCTACTATTCTTCTTCCCCGCACAAGTATACAATGATTTAGGCGTACTTGTGACATCTAAATTTATGTCTAGAATTTACATGTTATTACTAATGAACTTAATAACAAACAATGCGAAGAACATTATTACTTTCATCAATTATATATGAATTAGGAAAATAAAACCAATTTTACataagaaattaattttttttaataatctttATAGTTGTTGgactttttttttcatatgtttGTATGTTTATGACAACCAACTATATCATTCATATTTgatatttatatgatatttttaagTAATATAAGATATTAGAGGAAATTGGATTGTATGACAAAAACTAAGAAAATGTAATAGAGTAGACACTCAAATAGATTAATAGATAGATTAGTAGAGTCTTTTACGTTATTATCCTTCAACAAttttgtaaataaaaataaattcaagttAAACTAATTAAATAGGTCATCCAAATAAAACAGTTTAGGTTTATGCATTTTACATGTTCACCTGAGTAGCATCGGAAATGTGTCATCCAATGAGAATCAACAAAAAAACCCTTTATGACCTTAACATTTTATGTTCCCTACATCTCATTATTTTTCTAGAGTTATCAATCCACTAATATCAATTCAATTCATCTTGACTTAAGCATTTGACAAATATCacaaattaaatttatataaattaaatcacaggaaaaaaaaaagagttaattAAGAGAATACAACCAAACTCACATTCTGTATGATCACTTGAATGTTCATAATTTCAATTAAGGCTTGAAATGTTTCAAGACCTTGGAAGAAccaaggaaaataaataaataaaacaaaagtcCTAAACTTGTAATAGAAGAAAAATATTCATAATTCTGAATTTGGAAGAAACAAATAAGCACTCTCAATTTTGTTGAATTCAACTTTCTCAACTAAACTATTCATTGACTGTGAAAAGGATTTGATTAACTGTGAATCAAGGTCGTATAAAGGTCATGAGGTGAGAAATAAGATGTGCTATCCACATTGATGCTCGATGAACAGCAAGAGCAGATAATGTAAAGACAGTCCTATAAAGAAAGGGATTAGGCCAAATCAAACATAATGGATAAGTGTGTAGATTTGAATCCTTGTACAAACAATTGAACAATTATGCTTGCCGAAACAATTTTAAAAAACAGAAAACAACGGAAAAGCAGGTACTAGAATTCGGCTTGGAATTTGATTCTCTAAGACAACTGCACTGTCTTAAAGGCCTATACATGCAACCTACAAACCCTTGATAATAGAGAGAAATATCAAGCATACAAATATATTTGATCAGACATTGTCAACTGGCATATGACCCCTTGATAATAGAGAGAAAGGGCATACTCTAAGATCGAAACACAAATATACATATCTAGGCTACATGGCATTACCAAATAGTATATCCTGGATAATCACTAACAGCAAATCAGCAGCAGCCTCAGAAGATGAAATCTTGGACAAGAGTAAAACATGCTAATGGAGACTACAGATAAGTTAAGGTAATGGAGAAACAGTTGGCTGTAGAATCCGATTTCCTGATCTCAAAATACCAGTCAGAGGTGACAAACCTTGTCTAATCATGCACTTATCCATAATGCTACAATAGACATATTTTAATGGATAAGCTAGAATTCCAGTTTGGCAAACATGGTTGATGGTGACTCTGTAAAGGTGGGTAAATACTGGAGCCAATCTTTCGCACAAAAGAGAGCCTCCACTGTCTCTGGACGTAAGGAACTCCGATACTCATCAAGTACTCTGCTTCCAGTCCCTGAGCCAAAAATGGAACATCCTGTACCCACAATGGACACTGGAATGCCTAATATGTCTTTAGACATCTTGGATAGAATTGGATACTTGAGATTGTTGAGCTTCCACCAGTTCAGGATTTCAAACCCTTGGATACGTGGGACAAGGGACTCTTCTAAGTACTGGTCTAACTCGGACTTTGTTGCCTGATTCACTGCCGTCTCAGAAAGATAGATATCAAAGTCTAGAAGCCCATCTCCCATGGGATTTGGAGTTGTATGCGGATTGTTGTCATTGCCATTTACATGGTTGGCCTCCCCTTGATCTATATATGCAGGAGTCAGAGGAAGTGGCTGCGCAACATACTCGATATATAACTCATGAATACTATCATTAACCACCTTGACGTATCTGGCAGAATCTTCACCATAAATCTTTGCGAAACTGAACTCAACAAGCTTCATCTTGAAACGAGGGTCCATCACCACAGCGAGTGCCAAAACAAGGCTGCAATCTTTCCAATATTTGTCAAACTTTTCATGCATCTCCTTAGCTATGCTGCTCACCATCAGGTCTTGACTCAATGTTGCATTAGTCAGTTCTAGCTGGATTTTCCAAGCTTCCTGGAAAAATATATTTGCAGTTTGATCTATTGTCGCCATGACTGTGTTTGCAGATTCATACAAAAGTTTCAGATATGTGCAAACAACCTCCACCTTCTTCCAGTCATCAGCTGATGGTGCTTCATTATAGTTATCGTCACATGTTTCTAAGAAAGTGAATGCCTCTTTGTATTCCAAGGCAGCATCCAACATGATATAAGTCGTGTTCCATAATGTTGTAACATCAAGAGAAAGAGCTTTTGTACCAGGAATTCCAATTTGTAAGGCAATCTCAGAAAATTTTTCTTCACGAGCTGGAGAAGCTTTTACAAATTTCACACTCTCCCGGATGTTGTACACAATACCATGAATTGAAGCAATCACATCCTGGGCAACTACATTCAGGATATTGGCATAACAGCGTACAACAAACAACTGACCTTTCAGCACAAGTGTGTTCTTGTTCGAGAGATGATCTCTAAGATTAGCACTATAGATGTCATGTGATGAACAATTGTTGTCCAGAGTGATAGTGAACAACTTAGTCTTCATATTCCAATCTGAAAGACTAACACTAATAACTTCACTAAGAGCATTTTCTGAATGAGGAGACGCTACCATCATGAAATTAAGCATTCTTCTATGCAACTTCCAGTCAAGGTCTATGTACTGCCCACTAAGGCAAATATAACCAAGAGTCTGACTAGTTGTCCACAAACCTATAGTTAGGCTGATCCTTCCAGGTAAAGTTCCTAAGACCTGCATGAGGTTAAGCTTTTCCTTGTGATATACAGATAAGACTTCACCTTCCATGGCGTTGACATCAATCATCTTAAATCGTGGTTGGATACTTTGAACAAATGACAGAAATGCAGGGTGTTCAACCATATGAAGTGGGtattcatgaacaattatcaTCTTTGCAAGATATGCGCAGCTCTGTTCCTGATCAAAAGCGTACCCAAAGCTAGATGTTCTGTAGCGTCTTTTGGTTGGCTCAATTGTATCTCCATCAGCTTTTGTATCCGAAGTAAGAGCAAGCTGTTGCTTTTCCAGATTTTTAATTTTGGGACAGGAACCCAGAGCAATGTGTCTTTTGAGGTGGCTAGTACCTGCTACTTTTGAGCCATTACTGTATGCGAAGGTTTGTTTGCATAGTTTGCAGCAAGCCCGTGTACAACTACCGGATATAGTTTCAATAGTAAAGTGTTCCCACACCATTGACTTCTTTCTCCTGCGCCTTGAAGTTGGTGGTGTTATTTCTGTGTTCATGGGCTCAGCATCACTAGCTTCCATTGTTCTGCATAAATTAAATATACAATAGTTTGCTTTCATAAAGGAAAATGATATCATTAAGTCCAATTCATTTAGCGGAAATCTAAATAGCACAGAAATAAGGGTTTCATGACTATACCAATACAACACTGTGACATAATTTCCAAACCTTAAACAATCCAACATAATAGATAACAGAAAAAGATCTTTGAATCATTTACGATACAATTATCTAATATGAAACTACAACAGAAGGTCCTCAATTCACATAAGTGAAAAACACGATGTTTGTGTGGACTAAGAATAAAGTGATCATATACGATAAACATAACAAGTAGAGACTCTAGAAGATCAATATATGACTACAATATTTGACAGACAGACCTTTTTACCAgaaaaagaaaacctttattCGATGTATGATCTTCATGGatgggagaaaaaaaaattagctGTGATGCATGCAGCATTTCTTACATAGATGGAATGATGAACAGAAAGAAGTCGAGATGCAAGATGCTCCCTTTGCCAAGAATTATGAACCTGAGATGGCATCAGGCATTGCAATGAAAGAAGGTGCAACTTATATGGACAACAGAGCAATGATTAGAGCTAAACAAAACTAGAATAAACTAGAAAAAAGTCAACAGAGAAAATTACGTGGGAGAAACAAATCATTCAAATTACTAGGAACATCAAAGATAATGGAAGTCGAATTCTACTACGGCAAACATATATGAAATAGGAAGTGAAACAAATAAAACTAGAAGCACAatgctaaaataaataaataaataaataaattatattattgtgAAAAGATTATTCAACACCCAAAAAACCCAAAGGTTCCAAAGATGAACATATTATAACTATAGCAGATTTCAAGAGGTTCTGTGCAGTCCCAAAGCCAGATGATCTTTCTCATTGAGGCATTCTCCAAAGATATCAATACGTGGATTTTCTGAACTTGAGTTGCAAAATACCAAACATAGTTCATGATTAAAGGCAGATAGGATTTTTCCAAATTAACAATAAATAAATGTTAACAAGCTTCAAACAGTTGACTACACCACCCATTTCACAAATTAAACAAATAACAAAAAGGAATGGCATGTGTCATAGAAATGTGCTTTTAGTGAGAAAGTTAATGAAGTAAATTGAGAAGCTATAATATTTACGGGAAAGATTTCGATATAAGTTAACAGTCCAATTAGATGAGTGTAACATGAATGatacaataaaaaagaaaaaacgatGAATGATATGGTATCCACTTATAATTCATAAGGTAAAAGATTGTGATGCCTTTACATGCAACAGTAATATAGCACAACAGAAATGCAAACGGTGCTGCCATAATATGGGTCAAAAAGTTGTTAAagacctaccactctttttggatAACTTTCCAGTTCGATGAATCTTAAGGAGAAAGGACAAAGATTAAAAAGTTCAGCATCCTTTGCTTGTTAATAGATGATGATAAAAAATAGCATGCAACACAAAATTCTTTGTTTCCTTTTCTATCAGTAAAAAGATAAATCCTCACAACATCAATCAAGCCCACAAGGGCCATTTGCAACTGGAATGAGCTCCTTTCTGCAACTTTTGCATTGATACACAAAATATTACGTGATGACAAAAATTTAAAGCTCATTCACCGAATAAATTTGCTTGGTTAATGTTCTGAAGATACAGACCTGTGTAAAATTGACATACCAAGCCCTGCACACCAAGACAGTGACACAAAGATTTGATTTCCAACTACTTGGGATTTAAATCCCTATCATTATGAAGCATTGTAAGGCAGGCATACACAAATGTCACTGCTTCCTTGTCTTACTTGGAACCAAGAATTATGTCAGTGCTTCATTTCTTTTCTCTGGAACCTTGTTCAACTTGGATAAGCGTAAAGAGTTTAAGATGACTTCATCAAATTAATAAGAGTTTGTGCAGTGTAAACTGTACTGCTACAGACAATTGTCAAATACTTCACTAACATATTAACTCGTCGAAAAAAATTATCCATCTGACATGCTTTTTAATTGTTTAAACAGATCCCTAGATGGAATGCTGAGCAATTTCTGATTTAACAGTTAATTTAATTGGACACTTTGAAGAACTAAGGTAGCAGAACATCATGAGACACACAAAATGTATGACTCATAACTGATACAAGACAAAAAGCTGCTTACACCTGTGTTTTGTACAAATGAGGACAGTTGAGAACTTGGAAACTGACACAAGAATTACATCTAGAATAAACATTAAACAGTTGATAATAATAAAGTATCAACTTGGGCGATCTTTCTTCCCCTAATCATCAAATTTATGAAAATTTGATTCTACAGATTACTACCAGGTGAGATATGAAATAAATCCATTTCTTAATGAATAAATGCTACATTACGCTGGAATACCATCATAATCATGACTAAAAAGTTGTACACGATTGCAACCAAACTCAATCACGTGAAATCCATTTCTCATCACAACTTTATACACTGTCCGCttatgcaaaaatatttttgaaCTATGCAGCTTCTCTTTTCTAAAGAGCGCATGATCACATATAATCTCAACAATAAGAATGCCGCCAAAGATCTACATTACTTAAACTCCACCCAAAACCGTAGCAACAGACAGCAACAGATCATCAAAAAAGTTTTCCCACACAAAATCCCTTCTTGAATAGATTTATATTTCCGAAACCTCAAGCGTAATTACCTTATGACCAGTTTCAAAAAATACGTTATTTAATAGATTTATATTTCGGAAAGTCTACAGAGTAAAACTTCAAACAAACACCAAACCAAAGAATAAGAATATACCTTGCAGCTAAACACGAAGCAGTAGGATCGCAACAGAGATTGGAAAAACCTGAAAAAAGAAATCCGCTGAACAAAAGAATATTTTACAACGTGACAATCTTTTAATGCTTACCCGTAGCTAAAAACACAAGCAAACACATCAAAAAAGAATCTTTCGAGGCGTCTCACAGTAGATCACGAAAGAAGCAGCAGGAAACACACAACCAAGAAACACTCTAAAACAACAAGAAGATTTCCTAAACGAAGTGACACAAACATAAAATAGCACGAAACACCAGTACAACTCCAAATGAAGAGAGATTTACGCCAGAAGGATTcatggaagaaggagaagaggcatACAGTCAGGAACCCGCCTTAGATCCCTCGAGAGGCTTCGagaaaagcaatatgtggagatcGCCCGGCGATCTAACGGCGGCGCCGCCCCGGGGCGAGgacggcggcgagcggcggccgGGATTCGAGTGATAGGGTTAGGGTTTGGGCCAGCGCTGGAGGAGGAGCCGGGCGCCGCCCTCGGTTCGCGAAGCCTTAGGGTTTACCCATGGGCCGAACCCGTGGGCCTCCTTTTATACCTCTCCCGGTTCGGTTCTTGTGGACCGGCCTATGGGTTCGATTTGTTGGTGGTGCAAAGGGGGGAGATCGGGTTTGATTAGGTTTTCTTCTCTACGTTGAGATTAGTGCAACATGAACAAAATTTTGGGATGGGTTGATGGCATGATGATAAAGGGTGATTTGGGACCCAATGCATGACTGAGCCTTTTATCTTACCCTATTTAATTGATCTGTGCTCTCTGAAGTGCGATTCTATAAGGATCAGAGGCCATCAGCACTTGGCAATGGTTGGAATTCATGTCAGCTATGTCACTCTATCCACTATAAGGATGAGAGGCCAGGATTGGTCCATGTCAACATCATCATCTGCCACGTCACCCAACCAGATCAATCCTGATCTTAGCAATAGATTACCGTGTGGGCTCACAGCCAATCACAGCCCTCGGACATGGATCCAACGTGGGCCCACCACAGTCACCATTCCCACCATTTATTCCCCCCTCACTccccctctcttcttcctccacagACCATGGCATCCATCGCAGCAGCCACCGCGGCGGCCTCCCTCGGAGCGTCCGAGATCCTCGGCACACGCCTCAGCGCAGCCGCCCCGGCTCGCGCCGCCGCTGCGCCCTCGTCCGGTTCGTCCAAGATCGTCGCGCTCTTCTCCAAGAAGGCGGCGGCTCCTGCCAAGCGAaaggcagctgctgctgctgctccggcCAATGAGGAGCTCGCCAAGTGGTATGGTGAGACAACAACCTTCTCTCTTCCAATGTTTCTGGGCTTACGATTAGCTTTGAGTTCATGATGTTTATGACTGTTTGATCGAATCATGCACTCCAACATCCAATTGCAGGTCCTGACAGAAGAATTTTCTTGCCGGAAGGCCTCCTGGACCGATCTGAGATTCCAGAGTATCTCAATGGAGAAGTTCCGGGAGAGTAAGTTTAAGTGGATTTTCCTGTTGCATGTTAAATCCTCCTCATTATCAATGAACAAGAACAGGTGAAATTTATCTCACTTATCTAGGTCTACACTTGTCTAAATCATCAGATTAGATATTGACTATAGAGGATATTGTTGTTTTTTTCCGGAAATTTGAGTATCCTAACAAGATTCATTATGATTTGAattctttaaaaagaaaaaaaaaatcagacatGATATTAGAGCAATGTGGATAAaaatttgattatatatatatatatatattgaatcatATGGGCTCAGTAATTGAAGCCAAGTAGAATTACCTATAAGAGCTACATAAGTCa comes from Musa acuminata AAA Group cultivar baxijiao chromosome BXJ3-3, Cavendish_Baxijiao_AAA, whole genome shotgun sequence and encodes:
- the LOC103977090 gene encoding probable methyltransferase At1g29790 yields the protein MGSAEEKKAWRLPVFFRSKLKVLLLVVSTNLLSVYFFSGANYAIVGGSDALARELNSTRLKLSESREEHAQLRRRLETASGLLEALLSELGRRHGDQAASDDLDGWPDELLGELKLAAGPHKLPLGYNHNLGTDELFPTLGFACRLFQEELTRYMSYEVGKECPSDGAFAQRLMLKGCEPLPRRRCVPVSPKGYVEPAALPESLWSTPPDTSVVWDAYACKNYSCLVNRGRGRGSHDCNDCFNLKGREKSRWLADGGGLDFGMDGVLATKPKGTVRIGLDIGGGSGTFAARMRERGVTVVSTTMDFDGPFNSFIASRGLLPMHISVAHRLPFFDNTLDIVHSMHVLSNWIPEPMLEFALYDVYRVLRPGGLFWLDHFFCTGEQLNATYVPMIERVGFNNLRWVTGRKLDRGIEKNEWYLSALLERPMTTTNT
- the LOC135581030 gene encoding zinc finger BED domain-containing protein RICESLEEPER 2-like; translation: MEASDAEPMNTEITPPTSRRRRKKSMVWEHFTIETISGSCTRACCKLCKQTFAYSNGSKVAGTSHLKRHIALGSCPKIKNLEKQQLALTSDTKADGDTIEPTKRRYRTSSFGYAFDQEQSCAYLAKMIIVHEYPLHMVEHPAFLSFVQSIQPRFKMIDVNAMEGEVLSVYHKEKLNLMQVLGTLPGRISLTIGLWTTSQTLGYICLSGQYIDLDWKLHRRMLNFMMVASPHSENALSEVISVSLSDWNMKTKLFTITLDNNCSSHDIYSANLRDHLSNKNTLVLKGQLFVVRCYANILNVVAQDVIASIHGIVYNIRESVKFVKASPAREEKFSEIALQIGIPGTKALSLDVTTLWNTTYIMLDAALEYKEAFTFLETCDDNYNEAPSADDWKKVEVVCTYLKLLYESANTVMATIDQTANIFFQEAWKIQLELTNATLSQDLMVSSIAKEMHEKFDKYWKDCSLVLALAVVMDPRFKMKLVEFSFAKIYGEDSARYVKVVNDSIHELYIEYVAQPLPLTPAYIDQGEANHVNGNDNNPHTTPNPMGDGLLDFDIYLSETAVNQATKSELDQYLEESLVPRIQGFEILNWWKLNNLKYPILSKMSKDILGIPVSIVGTGCSIFGSGTGSRVLDEYRSSLRPETVEALFCAKDWLQYLPTFTESPSTMFAKLEF